A DNA window from Impatiens glandulifera chromosome 7, dImpGla2.1, whole genome shotgun sequence contains the following coding sequences:
- the LOC124945281 gene encoding dehydrogenase/reductase SDR family member on chromosome X: MVLNDLWEALSFVCTLQFWRMGVLWTISIIFSYFQLIFNGFLRRKAFSYPRCSLSTTMAAGRSVCIVTGATSGLGAQAAYALSKEGFFVILVGRSSNQLSKVVEDIRMQNESALLKAFEVDMSSFPSIMKFKASLEKWLLDSNLHSSVQLLINNAGILATSSRSTVEGYDQMMATNYIGSFCLTKVLQPLLQNSLIPSRVVNVTSFTHRNADLQVVDKESVCGRMFSKSRRYPYAQIYEFSKLCILLFSYELHQQFNAMENSHQISVIAADPGVVRTRIMREIPKFLSCTAFSVLKLLGLLQSPEIGIHSIIDAALAPPEISGAYFFGGKGRTIDSSTLSYNAALGKKLWATSNDIFMELQQHNNVNGL, from the exons CTCATATTTTCAGTTAATCTTTAATGGGTTTCTTCGAAGGAAAGCATTTTCTTATCCACGTTGTTCCTTATCTACAACAATGGCAGCTGGAAGATCCGTCTGTATTGTCACCGGT GCAACATCTGGTTTGGGAGCTCAAGCTGCTTATGCACTTTCGAAAGAGGGATTCTTTGTTATTCTAG TTGGAAGATCTTCGAATCAACTGTCAAAG gtGGTTGAAGACATTAGAATGCAGAATGAAAGTGCTCTTTTGAAAGCTTTTGAGGTAGATATGTCGTCCTTCCCATCCATAATGAAGTTTAAAGCCTCCCTTGAGAAATGGCTTTTGGATTCCAACTTGCATTCTTCAGTTCAACTACTGATCAACAATGCAGGGATTCTAGCAACGTCATCTAGATCCACAGTTGAAGGCTATGATCA AATGATGGCTACTAACTACATTGGTTCATTTTGCCTTACCAAGGTCCTACAACCGCTTCTTCAAAACAGCTTAATTCCTTCACGGGTTGTTAATGTTACTTCTTTTACACATCGAAATG CTGACTTACAGGTTGTTGACAAAGAGAGTGTTTGCGGACGAATGTTCTCAAAATCTAGAAGATATCCTTATGCACAGATATACGAGTTCTCCAAGT TGTGTATATTACTCTTCTCCTACGAGCTGCATCAGCAGTTTAATGCAATGGAAAATTCTCATCAAATCTCTGTTAT TGCTGCTGATCCTGGGGTAGTTAGAACAAGAATCATGCGAGAGATTCCAAAATTTCTGTCGTGTACAGCTTTCAGTGTTTTAAAGCTTCTTGGACTTCTGCAGTCGCCTGAAATTGGAATCCACTCGATTATCGATGCTGCACTAGCACCTCCA GAAATATCTGGGGCATATTTTTTCGGGGGCAAGGGTAGGACAATAGACTCTTCTACCCTTTCATACAATGCAGCATTGGGGAAGAAACTCTGGGCTACATCTAATGACATATTTATGGAGTTGCAGCAGCACAATAATGTCAATGGCTTATGA